The Canis lupus dingo isolate Sandy chromosome 7, ASM325472v2, whole genome shotgun sequence DNA window GCTTTGGTTGGGGGAGTTACTGGGGGACACGCTCCTCTTTCTCACTAGGCCATAGGGTCTTTAGGGCAGGGACCCCACTTTGTTCTGTGAACCCCCAGTTCCTGACTTGCTGGCCCATTGCAGTTGCTTGGCAACGATGTATTTGCTCTTTGGTTAGGGTGGAAGGGCCGGtggatggagggtggggtgggctggCGGCCGGGTGCATGGTAGGATGATAGGGCAGGTGGCTAAAGATGAttggtggggggcacctgagtggctcagtcagttgagcgtccggctcttggtttcagttcaggtcatgatctcagggtcctgggatcgagccccacgctggactccatgctcagtgtagagtctgcttgtccctcttcctccccctctgctcctccccctggttgcttgctctctctctcaaataataaatctttaaaaacaaaaaacaaaaagatgggtgggtggggttgGGCAGGGAAATGGCGGGGAGTGATAGTGTTTGGATGGACAAGTGGCTGGatgagtggggaaggagggaaaccaGTGAGTGCCTGGCCGTGGAGTCCCCAACTGGTCCTGTGAATGCAGAGTGACTAGGAAGAGGAACCCATAGTAGAGTGTACGGCATCCCCTCGCTCCCCCACAAGTGAAAGCTGGTTCTAGAAGGTTAGAGAGGCTCAAAGAGCTCCCGAGATGGGAGGCAGGTATTGGAATCTTCTCCGGGTGTGATTGGTCTTATTTGTGGGTTCTCCCCCTCTGAGCCGCTGAGAAATCCCATGGGTTGTTGGGAAACTCGGAGAAAGTTTCTCTCTGATTGTCCATTGATGGATGTTACCTGAGAATccaagaccaaaaagaaaaaggaacttgtCAAGGGAGAACTGTGCCCACCCTCCCGTGTTCCTAGGCACCCCTAGAGAGGGGGCCCCACATTCCCACTTTGGATTTCACGGTTAAGTCTAACCCAGGGGTTGTCATCTGAAGTGGTTTTGCCCTGCCCAGGGACATGGCAAAGtcaggagacatttttggttgtcacaactggggttGGGCTGGTGCTCAGGGGTCCAGTGGGTAGAGGTTGGGGTGCCGTTCAGCACAGCCCCTGCATGTGGAGTTGTCGGCCTGAAATGTCAGTGATGCCCAGGATGAGGAGCCCTGGTCCAATCCAAATCCTTTTAGTACCTTTAGCTGAAATTTAATAGGCATGTAATGTGAACCACAGGTGCGAACCACATTTAAAATCGTCAATTTtcgggtccctgggtggctcagtggttgagcatctgccttgggctcaggtggtgaccctggggtcccaggatcgagtcccacatcgggcttcctgcatggagcctgcttctccctctgcccgtgtctctgcctctctctctgggtctctcgtgaataaataagtaaaatctttaaaaaaaattgtcaacttTCTGTAGATGACGtactaagaaagtgaaaaggaacAGGTGatcaattttaataatatctcatttacccagtatatccaaaatattatttcaatgtgTAATCCACATGcagaattactatttttatttaaaattttttaaaaaaattattgattccAAAGagagagtttgagagagagagagcgaacacaagcaggggagggaccggggagggggcgggggtggcaagctcccctgggggcaggggaccctgggattaccacccgcctaaccgactgagcctcccaggtgccccaaatgcaGAATTCCTAATGAGATGTTTTGCAGTGTCTTTGGTATTGGGTGTTGGGGACATGCGTGTGTTGGAGCACACCCGGCTCAGCCCAGCCGCGGCCCCGGCCCAGGAACCTTGGCTCTCTCCTCCTGGCTCCGCAGGGGCCGCTTGGGAAGGGGGGCCCCGAGGTCTTGCGTGGGCTGCCCTGACGCTGTCCCCCACCCCGCAGCCTGGCCAGGCAGTGGACTCTAGAAgatgaggaggagcaggagcgcGAGCGCCGGCGGCGGCACCGTACCCTGAGCTCCGCCACGGACGACGAGGCCCCCAGGCTCACCCAGAACGGAGACTCGCCGGCGGCCGAGAGGTGCTCGGGGTGGGGCGGGACGAGGCGCCACTTCCCCACCCTGGGTGCCAGGACGCACCCAGCTGCCCAGACAGACCAAGGACAAGGGGTTTGGCCGGCAGGGAGCTCCTCACCCCCCGAGCCGCCGCCACGCAGCCACCGCCACCCTCCGGGGAGCGGAACAGGCCGGACGGTGGCGCAGCCATGAGCCGGTCCTCGCAGGACCCCTGACTCGGGGAGAGGCCTGAAGCGACCTTGCAGGGGGAGGTACAGCTCCGAGAGGTGGCACGGAGCTCGGAGGCAGGGCCGGGCCTTGTCCCCATCTGTCTGCCCTGTGGCTCAGCGCTCTGCACAGGCTGCCTCCCTGCGACCCCGACCCCCGTCAACCCTGCTGAGGCAGGGACACGGGGCTACTCTTGCCACCTAGATTTCAAGGGTTACGAGGGAAAAGAAGTCCCCTGTGTGCGGGGGACTGGGCTGGGCACTCACGGAGAAGGAGTCTCATTTCACCCAGCTTGCAGATGTGGAAGTTGAGGCCCAGACAGCGAATCGCATGGAGGGCAGGGTGGTGAGGGAGGAAAAGAATGTCCTGGAGGCCGAGTGCTGCGGCTTCTGGACGGTCTCCCCATGTTGCGCCTGCTCCCATGGGTCCCCGAGAGAAGGGGGAGCAGGTGGGTGGCTGGGCTGGCCTCTGGGGCCAGCAGCCACATGACCGCAGTGCAGGGTGCTATGTCAGGGCTTTGGGTTCTCCTCCCAGTTTGCtatctgtgtgacctttggcacaTCCCCGAAGTGTCTGGTCTTGAGCTGAGCTCTAAGGGCCAAGGGCGGGGGCGTTTATTCCTTCCGACCTCCAGCGCCCAGCGTGGGGCCTGACGCCTGGGAGGCAGCCAATGGGTCAGTGTTGGTTGCTGGGGTCTGAGCGTGGATGGGCTGGGCCTTGTGGGGGTTTATAAACTCGTTCAAAGCGCGGCGTGCTTTGTCCGGGGGGTTTCCCGGGAGCCCAACGTGTAGTCAAGTGGTGGTTGGCCGGGGAgcccccgggcccggccgccCTGGCAGCGTCTCTCCCGCCTCTGGTGGCCTCTGAGCCTTACCTCGCCCCCGTCTCCCACCTTCCGGCCTAGGCTGCCGAGCGTAGAGGAAGCAGAGGTGCCCAAGCCACGAACTTCCGTCTCCAAGGACGAGGACGAGGATGAGGACGAGGACGTCCAGGCCATCCTCCGGACACGGCGGGAGCGGAGGCAGAGGCGGCAGGCGGTGGAGGCGGCCCAGGCCCCTGGCCAGCCGGAGGCAGGAGCGGGAAGGGAGCCCTCTGGCCCGGGGCAGGCCAAGCAGCAGCCCCTCGGCCCGAGCGGGGAGCAGCGGGGCCCCCGGGCCGGGGAGGACGAGAGCCCGGGGGGCCGGGGCTCAGCAGGCGGGAAGGAGGAGGTCTCGGGGAAGCCGGCTCTGCCAGAGAAGACGTTAGCACCTGCAGAGAGACTGGTCTCGGCGGAAGCGAGCCGCTCACAGGAGGCCCTGGGCCCCCAGAAGACGTCTGCGCCCGAGAAGAGAGCCACCCCGGAGAAGAGGCCCCTTCTAGAAAGAACAGGTGTCCCGGAGAAGCCGCCGGCCCCAGGGAAGACCTCAGACCCGGAAAGGAGACTGGTTTCTGAGAAAGCGTCGCTCTTTGAGAAGTCTCTGGCGTCGGAGAAGACCCCGGCCGCCGGGAGCAAGCTGGCGccgaggagggcaggggggcagccGGCCTCGGGGGGGTGCCAGCCTGCGGGGCAGCGGGGAAGGGCCCTCCCCGACGAGAGCCCCCCGTCCTCGGccgagcagggggagcagcgggCGCCCGAGCCTCCGACCACGGCTTCTTCGCGCCTCCCGCCCATCACACTGCAGGTTGGCGATGCCCCTGCCCCTCGCGTTCCGCTGCAGGCGAGCTCTGGCGCCCTGGCGCCCTTGTTTCCTGTCCTCTCTCCAGGACGCCAGCTCGGGcagtttcctctccctccctgcctctggtcACTGTCAGAATAGGGGACCCTGAGGCAgggccaggctgcaggcagctggGAAGAGCCTCAGCTGTGTGATAGAGcccctgcaccccgcacccctgcaccccgcaccccgccgTCATCCAGGGCCTGGACTTCAGGGCTCCAGCAGCCTTTTGGGAAGCCTCAGGTCCTTGCAGAAGTTCTGCTGGAAAGCTCTGTGTGGTGGCCCGGCCCCACAGATGCGTGTCCGTCACCCCCACCGCAGAGGCGGAGGGCCAGGAGGCAGCAGGGGAAGGCATAGGACCTGTtgtctccccccttccctcctgcgGTTCCTGGGGCGAGCCGAGCCTCATGGGGTTCCCCTGGCAGCTTGGGCTTTGGGCTACCGGGACCTCCCGTGTGAcactccctccccccgcccaggTGAAAATCCCCAGCAAGGAGGGAGAGGTGGACACTCTCTCGCCCACCCAGGCTACCTACAGCAGCTCCCTCAGACGCTCCAGCCCCAGGACCATCTCCTTCCGGGTGAGCGCCCGGGGCGCTGGAGGGCAGGCCGGGGAACCAGCGTTTGTTGCAGCATCAGGGCCCTAGGTTAGGTGGCAGGTGGGTCCTTGGGATGGAGAGGGGCTTTGGCCTTGGGAGGCCCAGAGTCCAGGACTCGGCGCTCAGAGGGCCGAGCAGCCCCACCTAGTGGGCAGGGCCCGAGCTGCAGGAGGGGGGCCGGCAGGTTCAGCGGGGCTCAGGGGCGGCCTAGGCCTGCCCTCACCGGGTCCCCATCCCATCCGGAAGGCTGGCGCAGGCGAAGGGTGGGCGCTGGAGCGGCGGGGCCCGCCTGCAcctccctgctctgcctctgccccaggggTCCCCGTTGTGCGGGCCGGGCCTCTCCGCTCACCCTCTGGGGTTCATGCTCAGTGTCTGGTTTGCGGCTGACTGTGCCTTGTGTTGCTGTCGTgcgccaggccctggggaggaagTGGGGGGCCTGCCGTTGACCAGGGCTGGTCCCTGCAGCGGGGAGGCAGGCGGGGAGACAGCTGGGTGCCGTGGAGCTGGTGGTGGGGCCACGGAGGGCTTCTGACCCAGCCTGCTGGGTGGGGGCCTGTGTCTCCCCGGACAAGAGGAGGAGGTTTGGTTGCGGGgtaggaggaggacgaggaggtggaggaggcgtATTCAGAGAGCTGAGCCCTTCCCTGGTGCAGGGCCCTGGCTTCCTCGGGAGTCTCACTCATCACAGCCTTTCCTTCTTGTTTCAGATGAGCCCCAGGAGAGACAACCCAGAAACAACCTTGACCCGCAGGTCAGTGACCGGGAGGCTCTGGCCTGGTCTGGTCACGTTCAGCCTGTGTTTGCTGAGCGCCTGCTACGTGCCCTTCCGGGCGGTGCCACAGGGCACCTGAGGGGAAGGCGCCGTCCTTGGCCAGGGCTCCGGGTCTGCAGGGCAATGGGATTGGCGCGGGGATGGAGGCCCAGTGAGATgaacagggagggagaggagagcctTTTGGAAGGAGGCAGGGCTTGGGTGGGGGGCTCTGCAGGCGGAGGGAGTCGGGGTGCAGAGCCctgcaggaggggaagggggaagccTCTGCTTTAGcaggcctgggaatctgcatgtTCCAGGAGCACCCCTGTGCCCCATAATTTTGATGCAAGTAGTTTGAGGActgtgttttggaaaaaaaaaaaaaagaagaagaagaaaaaaggaaatagggcCTGAAAAGCAGTTGTGCTCGTGTATTAGGAGTTTCATGCACTCGTGCTGTGTCCCATCTGCCCTTAAATGTTTGTGGAGGCGGACTGTCCCGGGCGAGGGCTGGAGTGACGGGGGCGGCCAGGGGGTACGCAGACGAAGGAGACGTGGCTGCCACTTTCCAGCACCTCACATCAGATGGTTAATCATGCAGGAGcccccccatccctcacccccgCCCCAACCCAGCAGGGAGGTGCAGGGACAGGAATGTGGCCCCGAAGTGGCTGCAAAAAGCCCAGCCTGCGGGAGCCGAAGCGATTGACTTCCAGTTGGGACTTGAAATAGAGGGAAGAGCACAAGTAAAGGCACAGGTGTGAAAAGCGTGAGGTGTCTGGCTAACTGGCCGTGAGCACGTGGAGAAAGGGGTCGCGGCGGTGGGGACGCTGGTGTCGGGAGGGGAGGCGGGAACCAGGCCGCGGGAGCCTGTGCCCTGCCTGGGAGTTTGGTCCCTGCCCTGGGGCCGAGAGCCTTGAGCTGGAAGGACAGGATGGGCTTGTCTGGGGCCTGAGTGGCCTGGTGGCAGTGTGGGGAGAGCCTGGGGTGGCAGGCGGTGCTGGGGAGGGCGGGGTCCGGGAGACAGAAGGTTGAAGTGCCCGGACCAGGGGGGGGATGGCAGGCgtctctggggaggggaggaaaggtcCCCGGGCGTTCCGGTCCGAGTCACCGTAGTCCGGTTCGGTGACGGGGGCCGTGTTCTGCGTGGCCGCAGGCCGGGTGGGTAGGGCTCGGGGCGGGCTGAGGCCGGGGTCTCAGCTGCCCTGTCCTCTGTCCTCCGTCCCGCAGCGCCAGCATGAGGCTCCCGGCTGGCACGGCCAAGCTGGGGGAGAAGCTGGAGAGATACCACACGGCTGTCCAGGTGGGCAGGGCTCtgtgggggcgccggggggcccGAGCGGCCTGGGCGCCGAGGCCCGAGCGCCTCTCCTGCCCGGTCAGCCGTCTGTGTCCTCTCTTCCCAGAGATCCGAATCCGTCAAGTCTCCGGGCTCGTCCCGCGCGGAGTTCTTTGTGGCACCCGTGGGCGTAGCCAGCAAGCGCCACCTCTTTGAGAAGGAGCTGCTGGGCCAGGGCCGCGCGGAGGTGGCCTCCAGCCGGAAGGTGCGCCCTCGGGCCTCCCGACGCAGAGCCGGACCCTGGGGGGTTCGTCTCCGTAGCTGCGGGCGCAGCGCTGGTCGGGGGGGTTCCCGGACACTCGTGGCCCGTGCTGAGTGGGCCTGGGAGTGACGGAGAATCACGTCCCTGCACCCGGGCCTCCCGAGCGCCCTGCTGTAGCCGGCAGCCCCGAGCCCTGAGCCCCGAGCCCCAAGACGTGAGCCCCAACCCTGAGACCCGAGCCCTGAGACGTGAGCCCCGAGCCCTGAGACGTGAGCCTTTCTCTTCAGGAGAACCTGAAGCTCTCGGGGGTGGTGACATCGAGGCTCAACCTGTGGATCAGCAGGACCCAGGAGTCTGGAGAGCAGGACCCCCAGGTACCCtgtccctccctgagcctcatgCACGGGCCCTGCTCGGCATCATAACCTGGGTctgggggggtgggcgggggttcccaggcagggagcccatggAGAGTTGGGGGGCTGGGGCTGTTGCCAGGAGGAGTGGGGCTGGGGACCCCAAGGCCCCCTGCACGCTGCCTCAGGCTGCCGCCCTCCCACCCACACTGATGTCCCCAACCAGGAGGTGGGGAAAGAGTCGGTGGTAACAAAGAGGACCCAGTGGGGACGGAAAGCAGACTCGTCCCTGGACGccgaggtgaggggcagaggggggctgccctggggagaaCCCCCCGCCCGGGCGCGTCATGCCGGGACCCAGAATGCCCTGCTTCTGCTCTCCAGCTGGTTGGACCCAACCTCGGGGACACTGGCTGAACCCCCGAGCCGGCCCCTCTTTCCCCACAACTCTGCAAAGCCCCAAGCCCCTTCAACAAGGGGTTTTGGGGTTTCTGGCCAGCGCGGCTGTGGgccggggcccagggaggccgTCCTGCCCAGAGACCCCCTTGTCTTTCCTGACAGACGTCTGCCCCGCAGGTGTGATGGGCGCTGCCAGGACAGACCCCGCGAGCCTGCCCCCCGCCGCCttgctccctctctgcctctggcccagggccaggAGTGTCGGGGGGGGGGGCCAACGCCTCCTTCCTGGCCGAGCGCCCCCTCGCCCCTCTGCACCGGCACATCCGGGACCCAGGCTGGCGCAGGGCCCAGCACCCAGGGTGGCCTCCGCACCAGGCCGAGGTGGCTGCCGGGACCTGCTCATCCAGGGCCGTGCACTGCTGTCTCCCTGAGCTCAGGGTCCCCTCTGCGGCCTCCCAGCAGGTGCCTCCCCGTGCCTGTGACGTCGCTGCCTCACCGAGGCCTGGGCGTGCGCACCTGGGCCCCGGGCCGCCCGGCGGACGGgagcccctgcacctgccctgcgCCCCGGAGCCCTGCTTTGATTTCCTCTCCCGTCTTGGGCTGCGGCTCAGGCCCGGAGCGTGGGGCCCTTTCTGTGCACCCCTTCACCCTCCTGCTGCAAAAGCTGTTCTCAGGAAAGAGCTGATAAACTCATTCACTGCATCCTGCCTGGGGATTTGCTTTCCAGCAGGGTCATCGGGGGCGTGTGAGGACGATGGTTGTGACTGGACGGCGCGGGGGGAGGGTCAGCCCCCTCTTTCGATCACGTGGAGGTGAGCTGCCCTCCATCCCGGCAGGGTGACTGCACAGGGCCACGCGCCTGCCGCGCTCCCCCAGTGCCTTCTCCCCACGGCCCTCCTGTACCCCCCGAGGTCATGGCCCATGTGAGCGTGGAGGATGCTGAGCTTTATGAGAATCTAGGACAAACCCAAGTCAGTCAGTCTGGTGCCCTGTCAAACCCCTTAGTGCTGtaatcaaaagaacaaaaagtaaattgtgtgtgtgtgcgtgtgtatgtgtacacGTGTATGCGTCCTGTATGTCCATCACGCACAGATACAGTCTATACCCCTGCACACGTATATGCTCtattacacacacatatgcatttttttcccatttgaatttGATGAGAacgtttcttcctttttttgttttttttgttttaaagattttatttacttattcatgagagacacagagagaggcagagacccaggcagagggagaagcaggctcctgtggggagcccgatgcaggactcgatcccgggaccccggggtcacgccctgggctgaaggcagacgctcaatatCTGCATCTCGGGAAGCagacccaggcgtcctgagaacTTTCCTTCCTAACTGACTGCTCTGGTTTTACCCAGAGCCAGCTGGGGATGTAGGGGAGAATCAGagccctgcccacttcccctttgTCCCCCGTCCCCAGGTTTACCTGGAAAACCCCAGAGTTTCTCAGAACATAGCCCTGAAGGGCATCATCAGGTCTCAGTTCCCCAACTTTTCTGGGCGACGACCAGCCTCATCCCAGCCCCTGTGATGGACAGCGAGGCTCCTGTCTTGGTCCTTGGGTCCAGGGGACAGAAGGCCCTTAGGACCCCACTGGTGCAGGCCCCACAGTGACCCCAGGCTGGCCCATCTTCGGCTGGTGGGTCTCCTGTCTCTGGTCCCTTGCCTGTGCTGAGCAACAGACGGTGGGACCTGGAggccccaccctgcaccccacgGACTCCCCCAAGGCCTGGAGCTTTTGCCAGTGCTCCACTCCTAGAATTTGAGGACAAaaccaggggcagggggaggagtgtGATGAGCACTGCCCAGAGACTTAAAAGGGCCTGCTGGGAACTCAGGGTTCAAACAAGGACTAGGACTTTTGGGTGCTCGTGTTCTAAACTTTGGAAAGTCCCCTGGCAGGTGAACTTGTTCTGCAGGCAATGTCCTCACATAGACCTTTCTGGGGAGAGGCTCCCAGAAACCCTCCTCCAGAGCATGGCTGGCTCGGTCCTGGGTGTCTGGGGTGTCCTGGCAGCTGCTTCCACAGGTTCATGCCTGCgtcaccccccccgccccgggggtgACCAAGGACAGGCTGCAGGGTGGTGTTGGGGACGGGACCCCGTGACTCCCTGCCCTTTGCATTCATGCATCCCCCATATAGGCCTTGACCTCATTCCTCACGCAACAAGGAGACAATTCCGTGCACACAATGATCTCCACGGGGGACCAGTGTGAGGACCAAGTGCAGCAGGGTGGCGACTGGGTGGCTTCGTGGGCAGGGGTGGGCTCTGGGAGGAGGTGATGCTGAGCACCCTCTGGAGACAGAGCAGGTCCCCCTACCCTGATACCAACCACTGCTTGCCCCATCTACCCTGCTGTCCTGATGTCCTTGGGACCCACATGTGCCCTGCTCTCTGTGGGTCCTTAAACGTGTAGGCAGTCTTCCAGTGTGTACTGCTTCCAGTAAAACCCGGGGCGAGCACCATCTCcgttttctcttcccttctaccGTTAGCACTAGGAGGTAACTCGAGCTATTTGCAAGGACCCAGCACCCGTGACAGGATGGGAGCAACCCTGCCCTGTCCAGGTGTGACTGTGGGAAGTGGCTGGACTCTAATCTGCATTAAATCCCTGCTTTGGAACAGTTGGTAAAAGCCTCACATGGTCCAAGAGCGTCAAGAACCTACGGGATTTTTCTCGGGCTCTGGTGATTTAGGTGCCCGGGGACCTCCCAGGCAGCTGTGCAAACGACGGCCCGTTTGAAGGATTGTTGGGCTTACAAAGAACCATAATCCAGTGGAAGTGGCTCAAGTTAAGGGAAGGTCTAAGACAGGACGTTGCTAAATTGCGGGAGATTCCAGGCCAGGACACCAAGCAAGGCTGCACCCCGGTGGGCTAGACGGGAGAGCGGGACCAGAATgcttttcctccatctctctcgGGACCGCCTAGttgcctctgctcctctgtcaATCTGCTCCCTTCacctgcccctctctgcctcctctctgcttgtCTGCAGTCCTCCCCCAGGCTGCAGGATGGTCCTCCCCCAGGAAGACTGCAGGGTGGTCCTCCCCCAGGAAGGCTGCAGGGTGGTCCTCCCCCAGGGAGGCCGCAGGACGATCCTCCCCCAGGCCGCAGGATGGTCCTCCCCCACGGAGGCTGCAGGGTGGTCCTCCCCCAGGCCACGGGAGGGTAGACATGGGGCCTCAGCCTACCCTATTGCATGTGCCACAACGTGGAGGACCACATGGGGGATGAGCCCGGAGGCGGCCACTGGGAGCGTGGTGGGGGGGACGGTTTCAGCTGAGCCCACGGGGCAGCGTGGCAGCAGAAGGTGGAAGTCCTGCCTTCTGTCCAGAATGGTGGCGGCGGGCACCTGAGGGCCGTCCAGGACCGGGGGGCGTGGGTACGGGgtcaggaggggagaggaggaggaaaggggaggcTAACCCTCTTCACCCATGGAGAAACAGGGGTGTGTGTCCCTGATGGGCAAGATGTGGGGGGCCGGGGCTTCGAGCTGGGGGCGCGGGGTGGCGTGGCGGGCCCGGAGGAGGGGCGTTCCTTCTTCGGAGGTGGGACAGAGGCTTCGAAGACTTGGACACATTGAGGGGGAGGCTCAGCTCCGACCCACTTTCCCCCTCCGTTTCCATCACGTATCGCGCCCCACGACATCCGGGCCACCGTGCCAGGGGCTGTGGACATAAACGTGCGAGCAAACCACAAGCCCCCGGGGCCTGGCCTGCGGATCCTACAGCACATCATGGTCCCATAGGGCTCGTCTTCAGGCCTACGGACAGCTGCAAGGGGGAGCCAACTTCACCAGTCCTCACAGCCCCTCAAACTGCCCAGAAGTTCTACTTGTATCTCACCTTCTGTGGCAGCCCTAGCCCCTtcccagggaggagagggcttGTCCCCTGGCTCTGGGGGGCGTGCAGAAGACCCACGTGGCGCGTGTCCCCACTGAGGCCTGCGGAGCCTGCCCGCTGGGCAAGGCCGCTCGGCCCAGGGAAGCAGCCAGGAGCCTGGAAGACGCCCTCCCCGCAGTGTCATCGTAAGTGGAGGTGCAGGTCGCCCTTCCGTGTGCCCCACAGACTGGCCCGGGGACTCGTGAGGCGCCTCGGGGTTGCCCGGTGCCCCGGCCCGCTCCCAGCCTGCCTTCCCAGGACTGCGCCTCTGGCATCTGCTTTATCGGGATTCTCGAGAGGGACAGCTGGCTTCTGTTACATGCCTGCTCCCCACTCCGTTCCTGCCTATCTGCTCCAGTTTTAAATAGCTTATCTGAGCAGCTGGACAACCACATGGGCTTATATGGCGTGGGGTGCATGTTCCTTGAGCCCTGTCCCCGGCACCTGCCAAAATAGCAGCCAACACCCCCCGCGCCCCCACTCGTCCCGCCGCACATTCCTCCCACCGCGGGTTGGCTCACCGGGCCCAGCCCACAGGCCTGCTTAAAGCCTCTCGGTCCCCTGCCCTCGCCCAGTCCCTGCTGAGGCTCAGTGGATCGCGGTGGCTCCCGGTTGGAGGTAAGGCTCGGGACGGGGAGAGCAGCGAGGTGGGGACCGGCCTGTGCCCACAGCCTGCCTGAGTCCACACCAGAATTGCGAGCCGTCCGCCTTCCCCCCGAGAAGAGGCCACCCTATAGAGGCGGCGTTGCAGGGATCGGAC harbors:
- the LAD1 gene encoding ladinin-1 isoform X1 codes for the protein MLLGEPSHPSPTLTRAAESRLARQWTLEDEEEQERERRRRHRTLSSATDDEAPRLTQNGDSPAAERLPSVEEAEVPKPRTSVSKDEDEDEDEDVQAILRTRRERRQRRQAVEAAQAPGQPEAGAGREPSGPGQAKQQPLGPSGEQRGPRAGEDESPGGRGSAGGKEEVSGKPALPEKTLAPAERLVSAEASRSQEALGPQKTSAPEKRATPEKRPLLERTGVPEKPPAPGKTSDPERRLVSEKASLFEKSLASEKTPAAGSKLAPRRAGGQPASGGCQPAGQRGRALPDESPPSSAEQGEQRAPEPPTTASSRLPPITLQVKIPSKEGEVDTLSPTQATYSSSLRRSSPRTISFRMSPRRDNPETTLTRSASMRLPAGTAKLGEKLERYHTAVQRSESVKSPGSSRAEFFVAPVGVASKRHLFEKELLGQGRAEVASSRKENLKLSGVVTSRLNLWISRTQESGEQDPQEVGKESVVTKRTQWGRKADSSLDAETSAPQV
- the LAD1 gene encoding ladinin-1 isoform X2, which gives rise to MLLGEPSHPSPTLTRAAESRLARQWTLEDEEEQERERRRRHRTLSSATDDEAPRLTQNGDSPAAERLPSVEEAEVPKPRTSVSKDEDEDEDEDVQAILRTRRERRQRRQAVEAAQAPGQPEAGAGREPSGPGQAKQQPLGPSGEQRGPRAGEDESPGGRGSAGGKEEVSGKPALPEKTLAPAERLVSAEASRSQEALGPQKTSAPEKRATPEKRPLLERTGVPEKPPAPGKTSDPERRLVSEKASLFEKSLASEKTPAAGSKLAPRRAGGQPASGGCQPAGQRGRALPDESPPSSAEQGEQRAPEPPTTASSRLPPITLQVKIPSKEGEVDTLSPTQATYSSSLRRSSPRTISFRMSPRRDNPETTLTRSASMRLPAGTAKLGEKLERYHTAVQRSESVKSPGSSRAEFFVAPVGVASKRHLFEKELLGQGRAEVASSRKENLKLSGVVTSRLNLWISRTQESGEQDPQEVGKESVVTKRTQWGRKADSSLDAEV
- the LAD1 gene encoding ladinin-1 isoform X3, with protein sequence MAGGRKDWSALSSLARQWTLEDEEEQERERRRRHRTLSSATDDEAPRLTQNGDSPAAERLPSVEEAEVPKPRTSVSKDEDEDEDEDVQAILRTRRERRQRRQAVEAAQAPGQPEAGAGREPSGPGQAKQQPLGPSGEQRGPRAGEDESPGGRGSAGGKEEVSGKPALPEKTLAPAERLVSAEASRSQEALGPQKTSAPEKRATPEKRPLLERTGVPEKPPAPGKTSDPERRLVSEKASLFEKSLASEKTPAAGSKLAPRRAGGQPASGGCQPAGQRGRALPDESPPSSAEQGEQRAPEPPTTASSRLPPITLQVKIPSKEGEVDTLSPTQATYSSSLRRSSPRTISFRMSPRRDNPETTLTRSASMRLPAGTAKLGEKLERYHTAVQRSESVKSPGSSRAEFFVAPVGVASKRHLFEKELLGQGRAEVASSRKENLKLSGVVTSRLNLWISRTQESGEQDPQEVGKESVVTKRTQWGRKADSSLDAETSAPQV